The nucleotide sequence ACGAGCCAAAACTGAATTTGGAGCCAAGATCCACCTTAGCATGGTGGATGGTTTTTCCTTTCTGGACACTGTGTCCTGGGAGGCTTTTAACGAGGGCAGTCATCTTGTTGATTACGTTGAAAAATATCGGAAACGGTTTGGTTTTTATCCTGCCAAAGTACTGGCAGACAAAATTTACTGCACCCGTGAAAACCGGAAGTGGTTGAAGGGAAAAGGAATAAAACTGGCAGCCAAACCTTTGGGCAGGCCATCCGCAAAGGCAGTGGAAAACCACGTAAGTCCAGGAGAGAGGAATCCGGTTGAAGGAAAGTTTGGACAAGCAAAAAACAGCTATGGGATGAACCGTATCCGTGCCAGACTTAAGAATACCAGCCAAACGTGGATCGCCTCAATAATCCTGGTGCTCAACCTGGTCAAATTGACCAGGCAGGCACTCTATTTTCTGAGTTTTTCAGCATGGCATAAGTCAATTTTTAACATAATTCGGGGTCTGAAAGACGTATTTGAAAGGATGACAATAAAAAACCGGCCTGGCGAGCGCTCAGGGCCGGTTTTTTACATATGTTAAATTTGAGTTTTTCAGCAGACCCTAGCTATTTCTGGACTTAAAATTGGCAAATCTGATTTCTTAAAATCCTTACTGTTCCTGGTTATTATTCCCTCAATAACTTTCACTCTTAATGCAGAATTATATTGAATGGCATCCTCGTAATCAGAAAAGTTGCTCTTTAAAGAGTTTCGAATTATAGAATTATCAAGAGGAATGGTGTTCACCAAATCAGCTAACTCTGATAAAAGCATAATTGCTGTTTTATGTCCACTAATTTTATTTATGATATAGTAGAGGTTGTTAAAAGATATAGCAGATACATAGATTTCAATTTTTTCCTGTAGTTTATACTCAAAAAGTACCTCTGCGTAGTCAGAAAAAGGTTTTCTATCAGATAAAAAATCAAGCAGAACGTTAGTGTCAATTAAAAAATGTCTCATTTTAAGTATTTGTCGGAGATTGACTCTTTGAGAATATTTTTGTATTCAGTTTCTGCAGATAGTTTAACAGTTCCTTTTAGTTTTGATATTTTTGAGGAAACCTGTGGTTTTTCCGGTTTTCTTGTAATCAATTTCAAATAGTTCTCTACTAATTCAGATAGACTCTGACCTTTAGATTTTGCAAATTGCTTTGCTTTCTCTATTGTCGCATCATCAACCGATATTGTTAGTTTCTTATTCATACGTACAAATATAACGAAAATTATACGTATTAAGTTTGTGTTCCGCTGCATTTCCTTAATGGCAATAACTGTTAATGTTTTTTTTGAGGAAAGCTTTAGCCAGGGGCAGTAGGGGAGAGCCTCTCTGGGTTTAATACTCAGAAAATGTCAGAACTTTTTGTGGCGGACAAACTTGTCTGTTAAATTTCTGTGAGGTCTGGCCTACATAGGGATATTATACACCATATTAGAAGCAATTATTATGCTTCAAAGTGCGTTTGGTGATTAGAGGATTGGTTGGTTAAATTGGTCTTTCCAAAGAATAATCTCACAAATGCATGTTTGCATGCCTATTTTTCCTTACTTTTATAGTCGGTTTGGTCGTAAGAAATGAAAAAAAACATCCTTTTGCTTCTTTTGCCTTTGTTTATAATAGCTATAGCTTGGGCAATTACTTACCGTGAGCCGGTTTCTATTCTGGAATTTTCTAATCTTGAAACGGCAGCATTTTCAGATCAGGATACCGATGGGGGAAAATCACAAGTATTAGCAACGGAAGACAGTGTTAACTTCAAGTCTGTTCGCTTCAATCTGCAAGAGGGGTTTATTTCTCCCTATGCAGGCGTTTCTTTTTTTAGACCTGACAATTATTGGGATCTTTCTGGGTATGACAATATAAAGCTAGATCTAGAGATAGAAAATATTAGAAACCTTGAATTGACCATATCTACCTACCAGAACGGGGTTACCAAAGAAAATGAGCCATTGAGCTTTAGACATAATATTCTTGAAATTCCTATTTCTGACAATTTTCAGTCTTATACCTTGGCTATCGACCGGATGGCTATAGCGCAGTGGTGGCTTGAGCGCTTTAAGCTCAGGAGTGCGGAACTCGGACATGCTGATTTGTCAAAAACTCGATCATTTTCTTTTACCGGAAAAATTAAGCTTGACCAGCACAAAGATCAGGTGATCCGAATTAATGGTATTACATTTTCCAAAGATATGAAATGGTTTTACCTTTGGTCTGGTGGCTTTTTGCTATTTTGGTTTTCTGGCTTACTGGTTTATTTTAAATTTCTTCCAAAAAAGCAGGTGGCTAATCCTTCTATTCATTATAAGCCCACAGAAGGTAAAGTGCTAAAGAGGTCAGGAGAGTTGGATGCTGCACTGGAATATCTAGCAGCTCAATATCCTGATCCAGCCCTAAGTCTTCAAGGCGTAAGTGCCACTTTGAAAATTCCTGAGAAAATAATATCTGCGGAAATTAAAAAGAGGTTCAATCTAAGCTTTAAAGAGTATTTGAATACAATAAGGATTACCGAGGCAAAGAGGCTACTTCACTTGGAGGCGCTTCATATTAGCGAGGTTGCCTATAGGGTAGGGTTCAGTAACCCCAGTCACTTTAACCGCGTTTTTAAGTCACTCGAAGCATGTACGCCTTCAGAGTTTAGGGGCAGGGTTGTGACAGAAAAAGCCCAATAAAATGCATTTATCAAGCATTTTTCATAAAATGTAAAGCCAAAATACGAAAATGTAAACCCATCTGCTCAGAGAAAATCTATTTTTGCTCAGGTTCGAACAAATAATTTATACAACATGAAAAGAGCAAATACATTATCTATGGGTAAAATTCTACTGTCCTTGTTATTGGTTTTTCCTTTTTTGGCTGTGGCTCAAGATGACCAAGATGGTCAAGAGTCTAGTAAAGATTATAAAGGGGGAGAGGTGCAGTCTAAACAAGCATATCATTACGGAAGGTTTGAAGCCAACTTTTATGCATCTGATGTAAGCGGTATACTTTCTACATTATTTCTTTTTGAAAATGATGGCTGGCGGGATGAGCATATTTGGCAGGAAATAGACATTGAAGTTTTTGGCAAAGCACCCCGCAATACATGGCAGAGTAATGTGATCTATCAAACCAACCCTGCCGGGCCACAAATTACAGATGAAGAAACTCATACTATCCCCGATGGTGGCTCTGTGGCCGAGTGGCACACTTATGCTATTGAGTGGACTCCTGATTATGTGGAGTGGTTTGTGAATGGACAATCATTTCGGAAGTTTACGGATGCAGATGTTCTTGAGGTTTTAGGGGCAAAGCCTATGCTTCTAATGCTCAATTGCTGGTCTCACGAGGAAGCCGGATGGGTAGGCCCTTTGGAAGAAGACCGGCTCCCTACTTACCAATTTATTGATTATGTAAAGGTTTATGAGTGGATTGAAGGTTCTACTTTTTCAGAAGAGCCTATTTTTGAAGACAATTTTGATAATGGCTTGTCCAATTGGAACCTTTCCGAGCATACTTTTGAAGGAAATATAGCTGATTTTGTACCTAAAAATGTAGGGAACAAAGATGGCTCTCTGATCCTGGCTTTCTCTACAAATGACAACGACAATGTGATAAATGACGCCGTAGTGCCAGAGCGGTTGACTACATCTACTCTTGCCACCCAAGAGGATTTTCAAGTTACATTTTACCCTAACCCAGTCAACGATCAGCTAGTACTTTCTGAAGAATGTGATTGGACTGTCATGTCGTCTATTGGGCAAGTAATTGAATCTGGAAGTTCAGCGCAGGTGAATGTGTCGGACTTAAAAACAGGTATTTACTTGCTTAAGGTGCGCAGAGGAGATGCTATGATAACAAGGAAATTTGTAAAAGAATAAGAGCAGTTAAAGGCATAGGGACATTTTGTTTCTATGCCTTTTTTATGATGGCACAAAATTCTATGAGAGAAAAGTGTAGATTTTTTTATAGAATTTTGGTAGCTATAAGCTACCTTTTGCAAGACGCTTTATTTGACGTTACGTGCTGTAGCTGCAAGCTATAGTGAGCGTAGGTTACCAGTAAACCTTCTGGAGAAAATGAATTTCCCCCATTCTGTGAATTCTCTAATCCTGTAAATTCTGATTCAGACAACAGGATCATTTTGTTTCTATGCCTTTTTTATGATGGCACAAAATTCTATGAGAGAAAAGTGTAGATTTTTTTATAGAATTTTGGTAGCTACAAGCTACCTTTTGCAATACGCTTTATTTGACGTTACATGCTGTAGCTGCAAGCTACAGTGAGCGTAGATTACCAGTAAACCTTCTGGAGAAATTGAACCTCCCTCCATTCTGTAAATTCTCTAATCCTGTAAATTCTGATTCAGACAACAGGAGCGCAGGGGAGATGCTATGATAACAAGGTAATTTGTAAAAGAATAAGAGCAGTTAAAGGCATAGGATCATTTTGTTTCTATGCCTTTTTTATGATGGCACAAAATTCTATGAGAGAAAAGTGTAGATTTTTTTATAGAATTTTGGTAGCTACAAGCTACCTTTTGCAATACGCTTTATTTGACGTTACGTGCTGTAGCTGCAAGCTACAGTGAGCGTAGGTTACTAGTAAACCTTCTGGATAAATTGAATTTCCCCCATTCTGTGAATTCTCTAATCCTGTAAATTCTGATTCAGACAACAGGATCATTTTGTTTCTATGCCTTTTTTATGATGGCACAAAATTCTATGAGAGAAAAGTGTAGATTTTTTATAGAATTTTGGTAGCTACAAGCTACCTTTTGCAATACGCTTTATTTGACGGTACGTGCTGTAGCTGCAAGCTACAGTGAGCGTATAAGATAGAAGGGGCAAAGGCATGTTGAAGGCGCCTTAAATGTATAATAAATATGGCCTTAAACTTAATCCATGCCTGGAAAACTATCAACTACTTGGACCTTGATGTCTGGAAATTGATCTACCACTTGAACCTTGAAGTCTGGGAAGTTATCAACTTTCTGCCATTGGCCACATTTGTTTGGGAAATTATCAACAAACTGTACTTTAATATCTGGAAAGCTTTTTACATACTGTATTTTGATGTCGGGGAAACTCTTTACAAATGTCACCTTTCCATAAAGCTTGATGTCTTTATAGGAACAATTACCTTTAAGCATATCCGTAATAACTTCTTTTTTTTCGACATCATTCAATTCTGAAAGTGTTTTGCCTAAAGTTTTTTTATCAATAGCAGTTGATCCGCTTATAAACCCTATGCAAACTAAGCATAATAGAAATTTTAAAATAAAATGTTTCATAAATGAAGGTGTAAAATTGGCTCTATTTAAGTTATACGATAGAGTTTCTATATGAGGGGGAAAATAACACTAAATCACACTTTTGACAAAGTATTTCCGAAATGCTTCAGTCCTGAAATTAGCAGTAGAACTCCTGTATGGCAAAAAGTAGCTTTTTTGCTTTATTTTAGAGTTCTACTGCATTTTCAGGGGGAAAGATAAACCTATTTTTTAATTACCTTCATTACCTGTACTTCTTGACCCAACATTAGTTTTACCGTGTACATACCTGATGGAACAAACGATAAATCTATCGGGTATACTGCATTATCTCCATTAATTTGGGTTTTTTGGAAAAACACCTCTGTTCCAATGGAGTTGTAAACATTAATGCTCACCTCTTGTGCAGGGGCTTCTATAGACAAGTGGAAAATACCATTTGACGGGTTCGGGCTGACGCTTACCTTGCTGTTCTGTTGCTCCCTTAAAGATGTTGTTCTAGTAATTTCAATTGGTACAGAGAACATATTATTGCTTATATCCGATTCTTCTACCTCCCCTTCATAATCAATATAATATAAGATATAGTACTGCCCTTCAATATTGTTAGGAATACTGGCTTGGGTGTTAACCTGTTCACTGCTTGAAGCTTCTATTGAACTAACTTGGGCACTGCCTAGCGGGGTGGCTTCTTGGCTATAGTTACGGTGTTGAGACAAGAAGAAATGGACACTAGTCGGAGTAGATGTTGCAGTGCCAATATTTTGTACAATACAGGATAAGTTTATATCAGATCCAGCTACTGCATTGCTGGGGTTTAAAGGAGTAGAAATGGTCAAGTCTGGCAAGTAGCTTGATCCGCCAGGGCAAGAGACATAAGCTATAAATCCACTTTCTGTAACACTTGCATCGGTGACCATCCTGAGCGTTAAGGCGCCCGCCGGGTTTGTTGCTGTTATATCTTCCGGTAAGGAGAAGCCGGTAAGTCGGCCTAGTAATGGCGCTTGTGTGGATGTGCCATCGTAAACATAAAGGTTGTCATGCCAGTCTTCAATTTCAAAATGTATGAAACTTAAGGTTAGCATCTCGCCTTCACGTTCAGGATATAGCACAAGTGTTCCATCTATATTATCAGCATAATTAGTTTGATACCCTGCATGGTCTGTTATTATTTGCGAGCAGGTGGTCATACTTTCCTGACCAGATTCAGGCATTGTGTGATGTGCTGTGGCTTCGTCTGTTATTAATACAGGTATGTATGCAAACCTAGCTTCATCATCTTCTCCTAAGTAAGGGTTGCTGTTTTCACGTATAATAATATAGTAATTGCCGAGACTAATATCTTGCGGTATGTCTAATCGCTCATTAATTGTAATAGAACTATTATATGGGATTGTACCGCTTTGATAGGAGCCAAGGTATCTATCATTTTGACTATAGTTTATGTCATTGGACAAGTAATAGCTAATGTTGCTATGGTATAATGTGCCGCTTCCATTGTTTGTTAAAGTCGCAGATACTGAAATATATTTGTCAGGAAATGCTGACTGGAAATTAACCGCTGCGCTTTCTATAGACACATCAGGTAAAGGTTTCTCGTCTAGGCAGGAGATTTCTGCTTCAAACCCACGGAACTCTATACTGCCATCTGAATAAAAGCGTAAAGTTAATGCCCCACCTTCCTGTGTAGCTACAATATCATGAGGGAGATCATGGCCACTATATTTCCCAAGTAGAGGGGAGGATGTAGTAGCGCCGTCAAAGATTTCCAGATAGTCAAAGTCTTCTTCAACTTGGAAACGGGTAAAGGAAAGCTTTAAGTAAGAAGTTTGATCTTCTGGGTGTATAGTTAGCGTACCGTTGGCATCAGGAGAGTAGTTGCTGTTTCGTGCATGGTCACTGACTGAGCCTGTACATGTCGTTATTGTTTGTGACCCGGTATGTGGAACAACATATTGATCGTCTAGCGTAATATTGATTGGTTCAGTATAGGTGTTGTTACTGAGATTTGTTTCTTCTATCTCTCCTTCGAAATTTACATAGTACAAAATGTAGAATTGCCCAGAAATATTCTCAGGGATACTTGCTTGTGTAGTTATTGACAAACTCTCTTCTGGCTCTATCGAATTAACCTGAGAGCTCCCTAGGTTGATTGCATCTTGGTTATAATCAGGCTTTTGAGACAATAAGAAATGGACATTAGTAGGAGTAGATGCCGTGGAGCCAATATTCTGTATAGTACAGGATAAGTCAATAGAAGAACCTGCTATTGCATTGTTTGGGGTAGTAGTTGTAGAAATGGTCAAGTCTGGTAAATCATCGCTTGTTTCTGCTTCAGGGCAGGAAACATAAGCTATAAACCCGCTTTCTGTAACACTTGCATCGGTGACCATCCTGAGCGTTAAGGCGCCTGCCGGGTTTGTTGCGGTTATATCTTCCGGCAAGGAAAAGCCGTTAAGTCGACCTAATAATGGAGCATGTGTTGACGTTCCATCGTACACATTAAGGTTGTCATACAAGTCTTCAAGTTCAAAATGTATAAAACTTAAGGTTAGCATTTCGCCTTCACGTTCTGGATAAAGTACAAGTGTGCCATCTATATTATTATCATAATTGTTCTGAAACCCTGCATGGTCTGTTATTATTTGTGAGCAGGTAGTAATGGTTTCTTGGCCAGATTCAGGCATTGTGTAATGCGCTGTGGCTTCATCTGTTATTTCTATAGGTATGTATGCAATCCTTGCTTCGTCATTTTCATCTAAATAAGGATTGTTGTTTTCATATAATATTAAATAGTAATTTCCTTGGCTAGTATTTTGTGGAATATTTAATACTTCGTTTATCGTAACAGAGCTATTAGGTGGAATTGCTCCATTTTGAGAGGAGCCAAGGTGAATATCATTAGGACTATAGTTTATGTCATTGGACAAGTAATAACTTATGTTGCTATTGAGTAATACACCACTTCCATTGTTTGTTAAAGTCGCATTCACTGAAATGTATTTGTCAGGAAATGCTGACTGGAAATTAACTGCAACGTTTTCTATAAACACATCAGGTAAAGGCTTTTCGTCTATGCAGGAGATTTCTGCTTCAAATCCACGGAATTCTATACTGCCATCTGAATAAAAGCGTAAAGTTAATGCTCCTCCTGCCTGTGAAGCTACAATGTCATGAGGGAGGTTGTGGCCACTAAATTCGCCAATCAGAGGAGAGGATGTAGTAGCGCCGTCAAAGATTTCCAGATAGTCAAAATCTTCTTCAACTTGGAATCTGGAAAAGGACAGTTGTAGGTAGGAAGACTCGTCTTCTGGGTGTATAGTGAGTGTTCCATTAGAGTTTGGGTAATAATTGTTGTTGTGTGCGTGGTCACTAACTGGGCCGCTACAAGTGGTTATTACTTGTGACCCAGTATATGGTATAACATATTGCTCGCCTATTGTGATAGGGGTAACATGGAAATTGTCTCTTTCTATGGTTTCTTCAAGATTTCCGATATAAGCTAATATGTAGTATTCATTATAATCAATTTGATCAGGTAGCGTGAACACGTGATCTCCAGGCACAGTTGCGCCAGGCCTTATAACGCCTGCTGTGTAAGTTCCTATGAATGTATCGTTTTCGTCCCATTGATCGTCGGTAGAGAAAAAGAAGTGTAGGTCATCATTGTGAGTAGTTCTACCGCCTGTGTTGGCAATATTAAGACTTGCTATTACTGTACTTCCTGGGGCTACTGTTGAGGGAATCAGGTCTACAGATTCAATCGCTAGTTCAGCATCGGGTACTTCGGTAACACACTCAATATTGGCAGAAAATCCTGGAGCGATAATAGAATGGTCTGTTACAAACCTTAAGGTAATGGCACCAGAAGAGGTGGTTCCGTAAACATTTCCAGGATTTTCGGTTCCTGTAAAAGTGCCAATAAGTTCTGCATTTGTAGATGTGCCATTGTAGATCTCCAAATAGTCATAAACGGGTTCGAGGGAAAATTGAGTAAAACCTAATTGAATCAGTTGACCTTCGGTATCTGGATAGATTGTTGCCACGCCATCATTGTTGTTTGAATAATAGCCATTAGGGCCTCCAGAATCATGAATAGATCCTGAACATGAAGTTATTTGAATACTACCATTTTCCGGTACTATATATTCACAGTCGCTTTCACTTAATGGAACAAATAAGGAGGTGGAGAAGGCAGTTTCCTCTTCGCAGCTTATTTTGCACCTGTAGTAGCGGCTTTCGTTTTGAGTTATAGTGAGCCTAAAAGAATTAGCGCTACTTATGCTTGTCCAGTCAATATTATCGAGAGAGTATTCCCATTCATATGTAGTGCCAGCACCTGCAGTTGCATTCGTTAAGAACAGGGTAAAGGGTGACCCTTCGCAGACCACTTCTTGATCTGTTTCAACCTCACCTCCTTGAATAGGTCCTGCACAAGGGGCTTGGTTGATGTAACCTCCATCAAGGGTGGTAACTCCAGAATTGTTCGGGTCTAGCCAATCTTTAAGCCTGCTAGTGGCATTTGAACCTGCATCCCATGAATAAGAGAATTTGCCATATAAATCATAACCTGTTAGGTTTGTGCATGAAGCATCTCCTCCATGCAGTTGGCCTACAATTCTTTTGTTTTGGTCAAATAAAGGGGAGCCGGACGAGCCTGGCTCGGTAGTGGTGTTCCTATTCCAAATTACCTTCCAATGTGTGTCGTTATTAAAATTATAGTAAGCGTCTGAAACGGGGTTGTCATCATCAAATGATATTTTTTTGATGTCTGAGGATGGGTGGTGAATGCCAACTGTATTGTTTGCAGGTTCGTCCATGTTGTTCCACCCTGCATAAAATACATTATATTCTAAAGGGGGCGTTTCTTCTAACTCTACAAGTAAAAAATCGGAAGGGGTATCTTTAGCCCTAAGCTGAGCACCTGATACGGTATGGTTTCTTGGGCCTTCAATGTTTGAACAGTTAGGGCTTTCATAGTTAAAAACAAAAATCCATTCGCCTGTGTCGTCTCCTCCGAGCAAACAATGGTCTGCTGATAGCAGAAAAGGCCTTCCATCTTCTAAAGTGTTGTTGATTATAGATCCTGAACACGTAGAGCCACCAATAATAATCATAGCTACAGCGTCTCTTTGTTCTTGCCAATCAGAACCATCAGGGCAATTGACATTCATGTTACAACTGCCTGATCCTCCAAAATTAAATGATTTCTCTTTACCGAACCCTAATATATCCTTATAGGCATGTACAACTTTTCCTAATTCAATTTGACCTTGTCCCTTTACATTTTTCGGCTCATAATATTCTAAAACAATAGCATCGCCCTCTATAGGTGCAATACTGAAAACCCCGCTTTCTTTATTGTTTCTATTTGTAAATGCACCTAAAACCTCAGTTTTTGTCTGATTATATACAAATAGTTGTGCATTTGCAGGTAAATTATACTTTTTAAAGATTAAATTTATGGAAATGGCATTTGTGGAGCGGATGCCAAGTCGCCAGACTCTTCCTCCTTCGCCTAAGTCTTCCCATTTGCCAGAGTTATTTAAGCTGAAGTCAACTTTCATTTCATGGCCAAACCTAAATGGTTTGCCTAAATCTTTATTGATAGAATCTTCTTTTAACAGTTTTTCTACATCGACGGCCGGCATGTCAATAAACTCGACACGTGATTTTAAGTTTCCTTTAAAGCTTATCGGCTTGCCACCTTCACTTAATTGGCCATAAACTACTGTTTTGATAGAAAAGCAGCATACTGCTAACAAAACTTTAACAAAGAGTTTCATTGATGATAAGGTTAATTTTGAACCCGTGAAATTACATTAAAAAAATTATATTTAATATTTAATTTTATTATTTTGCTTGTACAGGGTGGTGTAAGTGTCGCTTGTCGATGGATTGGGAGCTGTTGCTGTATATCAGAGATGGTGTTGAAAAGAATTGCAGGCAGTGGGGTAGGCTGTAATTGTAAAGAGTTTGTAAGAGTGGAAAATGAAAAAAATATCAACTATTTTAGAAAGCAGCTCTATAGTTGATTGATAAAGGGGGGAAATTAGGTGCCTTATCCCTTTGTATTGTATTTTACTGGTTTATATAAAAAACGCCTTTAATAGTCTTGGCAAATAATATCCATTTGCGTAATCAATTTTTAGAGCAGAAGTATATAATTTCCTCAGCCGGAAGGGCATATCGTTTTACTTTCTCTTCTGGCATTTCCATTACAAACTTATCTTCTTTAACCGTAAAACCAGCTTTTTGTAAAATCTGACCATAATCAGTGCCGTATTGTCTTACATGGTCGCTTTGCCCATAGACTTTTTCCCTTTTTGCAGGGGTGTCGGCGTTAGGGTCTGAAAAAGTTTTTTCTAAATTATAATCAATAGGTGATTGTATGATGGCCCAGCCTCCAGGTTTTAATACCCTGTATATTTCTGACATGGCTTTCAAGTCATCTGTTACATGCTCCATTACATGATTGCAGAAGCATACATCAAATGTGTTGTCTGGAAAAGGAATGTCATGGACATCCATCTTGACTTTTGCCAAAGGGGATTCAATGTCTGCTGTTATATAGTCCAAGTTTTTTAAAGCTTCAAACCTTTTGATAAAGCAATACTCTGGGGCCATGTGCAGTACCTTTAAATTTGCGGTGAAAAAGTTTGTTTTCTCTTTTAAATATAACCACATCAGACGATGCCGCTCAAGGGTCAAAGAGCCTGGACAAAGGGCATTTTCTCGCGGAATGCGTCCATAGGGAAGAAACTTTCGGTAGGTTTTGCCTGATACAGGGTCTTCAACTTTGTTGCCACGGTAAAAAAAAGCTACTATGCCTAGTACAAAGTGGCTGACTTTCTGTAGGTATTTCCGTGGTACTTTTCGTATTATAAAACTTATCAGGTGCTTCATTTTACTTTGTTAAATGCCAAATATAAGTAAAACATTTTTTACTAGCCTATATTGCATGAACCCTTGTGCTAGTCTTTCCCATAGTTTACTTTCCTGTTGAGTATTAGTTTATGGTTTTTTGGGCTTAAGTGGGGTCTGAATATCTTGTTTTATAAGAAAGAAAGTTAAAAAGCTGACTTCTACTATAGTTGATTCAGTAAGAATAGTTATATTTAAACTCCGATTTCTATGGTTGGAGTTTTCTGGTTAAAAGGACGGCACGGATTGAGTTAGTTTGCTTAACGCTTCATCTGTTGCTATATTAAAATAATCTTGTATATGAAAAGCTATAAAGTTTTTGTCATAGTCTTTTTTTGCTTGTGTTCTTTAGCAAGCTATGGTCAGAATATTAAAAGTATTAAAAAGAAGGCTGATAAAAATTTTGAAGCAGGCAACTACTACAGGGCCTTGCATTTCTATGAAACCTTAGATGCCGAAAAGCCCGGCGATGCCAAAACTTTGGCTAGGATAGGTATTTGCTACCTAAAGACGCGACCGGCAACAAAAGCGCTTGACTATTTGAAAGCAGCCAAGGAAAAGAAATATAAAAAAGACTATATAGATTTTTATTTGGCTAAAGCATATCATGCCCACCACGATTTTGAAACAGCTATTTCTATTATGGGGCAATGTCGTTCAATGTACAAAGACCTGCGTGAGGAGATAGAGACGGAGATGAGCCATTTCAGGAACGGTCTGGAGTTGAGTAAAAACCCTGTTAAAGTAAGCATAGAGAATCTTGGAGAGGAAATTAATTCTGAGTTTCCCGAATACCGGCCAGTTATTTTAGGTGATGAGCGAACCATGTTTCTGACAGCTCGACGTCCGGGAACAACCGGAAACCTGAAAGATGAACAAGGGCAGTATTTTGAAGACATCTATGTTTCTTATTATGAAAATGACAAATGGCAGAAACCGATCAAGTTGTCTGGTTCTGTGAACAGTTCTGGTAATGATGCTTCTCTTGCCGTTACTCCTGATGGCAAAGGCTTGTTGTTAGGTCGGCAAGACTTACGGGAATCTTCTGGAACCAATATTTACTATTCGGAATATGGCAAAGGAAAATGGCAAGACCCTAAAAAGTTGAGCATTAACACTTCCGGTGAGGAGAATAGTGCCTGTTTATCGCCAGATGGTAACACTCTTTACTTTTGTAGTGATAGAGAAGGAGGTTTTGG is from Cytophagaceae bacterium ABcell3 and encodes:
- a CDS encoding PIN domain-containing protein encodes the protein MRHFLIDTNVLLDFLSDRKPFSDYAEVLFEYKLQEKIEIYVSAISFNNLYYIINKISGHKTAIMLLSELADLVNTIPLDNSIIRNSLKSNFSDYEDAIQYNSALRVKVIEGIITRNSKDFKKSDLPILSPEIARVC
- a CDS encoding DUF6364 family protein, whose product is MNKKLTISVDDATIEKAKQFAKSKGQSLSELVENYLKLITRKPEKPQVSSKISKLKGTVKLSAETEYKNILKESISDKYLK
- a CDS encoding AraC family transcriptional regulator; this translates as MKKNILLLLLPLFIIAIAWAITYREPVSILEFSNLETAAFSDQDTDGGKSQVLATEDSVNFKSVRFNLQEGFISPYAGVSFFRPDNYWDLSGYDNIKLDLEIENIRNLELTISTYQNGVTKENEPLSFRHNILEIPISDNFQSYTLAIDRMAIAQWWLERFKLRSAELGHADLSKTRSFSFTGKIKLDQHKDQVIRINGITFSKDMKWFYLWSGGFLLFWFSGLLVYFKFLPKKQVANPSIHYKPTEGKVLKRSGELDAALEYLAAQYPDPALSLQGVSATLKIPEKIISAEIKKRFNLSFKEYLNTIRITEAKRLLHLEALHISEVAYRVGFSNPSHFNRVFKSLEACTPSEFRGRVVTEKAQ
- a CDS encoding family 16 glycosylhydrolase translates to MKRANTLSMGKILLSLLLVFPFLAVAQDDQDGQESSKDYKGGEVQSKQAYHYGRFEANFYASDVSGILSTLFLFENDGWRDEHIWQEIDIEVFGKAPRNTWQSNVIYQTNPAGPQITDEETHTIPDGGSVAEWHTYAIEWTPDYVEWFVNGQSFRKFTDADVLEVLGAKPMLLMLNCWSHEEAGWVGPLEEDRLPTYQFIDYVKVYEWIEGSTFSEEPIFEDNFDNGLSNWNLSEHTFEGNIADFVPKNVGNKDGSLILAFSTNDNDNVINDAVVPERLTTSTLATQEDFQVTFYPNPVNDQLVLSEECDWTVMSSIGQVIESGSSAQVNVSDLKTGIYLLKVRRGDAMITRKFVKE